CGTAGGGGTCGATCCACAGCGTCGTGCCTTCGCTGCCTTTGATCACGAAGCCGTTACAGCCCAAATACCAGAGTGAGACGGTTTCGGGGTCGGCATCCGCAACCGCCTTCGGGAGCCAGTCGCCCCAGTCGCTTACTGTCATGACCGAGAATGCGGACCGACCACTCCTAAACGTTACTTACTCAGAGCCAGTCGGCCTCGGGGTCGACGTAGCCTTCGGGCCGGTCGCCCGCGAGGACGGCCAGAATGTCGGTGGCGATCCATCTGTTGAGTTCCGTGACCGACTCCTCCGAGTAGAAGGCGGCATGCGGTGTCAAGATTACCTCGTCGCGGTCGGCCAGCGGCGAGTCGGTCAGCGGTTCGTCTTCGATCACGTCGAGGGCGGCCGCGGCGATCTCATCGTTCCGCAGTGCCCATGCGAGGGCCTCCTCGTCGACGATCCCACCGCGACCGACGTTGACCACCACTGCGGTCTCGCTCATCCGCTCGAAGGCCTCGCGGTCGAACAAATGACGGGTCTCGTCGGTCAGCGGCGCGTGGATCGAGACGTGGTCGGCCTCCGCCAACAGGTCGTCGAAGCCGACCTTCTCGACGCCGTACTCTGCCATTGCCTCGCTGTCGACGAAGGGGTCGGTCGCGACGAGTCGACAGTCGAAGCCCGCGAGTTTCTCGGCGGTCGCTTTTGCCAACTGGCCGAACGAGAGAAAGCCCACGGTTTCGCCAGCCAACCGGTGGATCGGCTGGCCGTCGGTCCAACTCCACTGGCCGCGCTTTACTGCGCGGTCGTAGACGTTGAGTCGACGCACCGAGGCCAATAGCAGCGAGACGGCATGCGTCGAGACCTCCTCCCGGCAGTACTCCGGCACGTTGGTAACGGTCACGCCGTGGGCCGCCGCCGGAATGTCGACCCCGTCGACGCCGACCCCTGCGCGGGCAACGATTTCGAGTCGGTCACACTGCTCGAACACCGCGGCCGGAACCGGCGTGTTAACGTCGACGACGAGCGCCTCGGCGTCGCCCACGGCGTCGATGATATCCTCGGTCGTCTCCAACGCAGCCGAGTCGACTGTTGCCCGCTCACCGAGCACCGACGCCAGCGTCTCGGTCCGAATCATCGCGTCGTCGCTCACGACTACTCTTGCCATAGTTGATAGATCAGTCCACGGGGTAATCAATCACCCCCGGATTCCCACGTACTGAGATGGTTGTCTCGTGGGACCACCACTCACAGACGACTGGTCGGTAGCAAATACCATTTGTTACCATCTGCTACCAAAATATGTCATTTGGTGGTATTTGCTGTCTGTTCGATCAGTAACGGTTTGGTGCGGGCCAGTCGACCACTCACCATGCGAATCAGCGTGATTGGAAGCGGTTCGGAACTCGACGCGTCGACGGCGGAAGATGCCGAGGCAGTAGGTCGACTCCTCGCAGAGCGAGGTCATACCGTCGTCTGCGGCGGGATGGGTGGCGTGATGAAAGCGGTTTGTCGGGGCGCGAGCGAGGCGGGCGGCGAGACGATTGGGATTTTGCCGGTCGACGACCCTTCGGCGGCCAACGAGTGGGTCTCAACCCCGATTGCGACCGGGATGGGCCACGCCCGAAACGTTCTCGTTCCACTCAATGGCGAGGCGGTAATCGCCATCTCTGGAAGCGGTGGAACGCTCTCAGAGATCGGGTTTGCGAACGTCTACGACCGGCCAGTGGCCGGACTCCGAACCCACGACCTGCCGTGGATCGAAGCGGTTGCGACGCCAAGCGAGGCCGTCGACTACGTCGAGTCGTCGACCGAGTCGTAGCACGCGACCGTCTTTCAGCACTGAGAATCGGAGCAACAGGCTTAGGCCCGAATACTCACTGCTCCGAGTATGCAGCGACGCACATATCTTGGGCTTGCGGCGACGGGTGTGATTGGGTCGGTGGCTGGCTGTACCTCGGCAGCCAATGGCAGTGAGTATCCACCGTATCCGGATG
This sequence is a window from Halohasta litchfieldiae. Protein-coding genes within it:
- a CDS encoding C-terminal binding protein — protein: MARVVVSDDAMIRTETLASVLGERATVDSAALETTEDIIDAVGDAEALVVDVNTPVPAAVFEQCDRLEIVARAGVGVDGVDIPAAAHGVTVTNVPEYCREEVSTHAVSLLLASVRRLNVYDRAVKRGQWSWTDGQPIHRLAGETVGFLSFGQLAKATAEKLAGFDCRLVATDPFVDSEAMAEYGVEKVGFDDLLAEADHVSIHAPLTDETRHLFDREAFERMSETAVVVNVGRGGIVDEEALAWALRNDEIAAAALDVIEDEPLTDSPLADRDEVILTPHAAFYSEESVTELNRWIATDILAVLAGDRPEGYVDPEADWL
- a CDS encoding TIGR00725 family protein — protein: MRISVIGSGSELDASTAEDAEAVGRLLAERGHTVVCGGMGGVMKAVCRGASEAGGETIGILPVDDPSAANEWVSTPIATGMGHARNVLVPLNGEAVIAISGSGGTLSEIGFANVYDRPVAGLRTHDLPWIEAVATPSEAVDYVESSTES